Proteins found in one Seonamhaeicola sp. S2-3 genomic segment:
- the istB gene encoding IS21-like element helper ATPase IstB, whose amino-acid sequence MNTNHTIEKLRKMRLTAMAELHRNHLSDNRIEGLTPDQYLALLTDHQWEDLQNRKIKRLITQAAFKQGATLADIDYLHNRNLDRNMFERLAALDFIQKKENLIITGASGVGKSYIAQALGHQACMMDKRTLYTNTARLMKRLKLSKVDGTYLKELGKLLKVDLLILDDFGLQSFDNHDREALMDIIDERHNKNATIIASQIPVSAWYDIIGESTIADAILDRIVNSSHRINLTGESLRKGKLKEQY is encoded by the coding sequence ATGAATACAAACCACACCATCGAGAAACTCAGAAAAATGAGATTGACGGCCATGGCCGAGCTCCACCGCAACCACCTTAGTGACAACCGCATAGAAGGCCTTACTCCAGACCAGTATCTGGCATTGCTTACCGACCACCAATGGGAAGACCTTCAGAACCGGAAGATAAAAAGACTGATAACCCAAGCCGCCTTTAAGCAGGGAGCGACCCTTGCAGATATCGATTATCTACACAACAGAAACTTGGATAGAAATATGTTCGAGCGTTTGGCTGCTCTGGATTTTATACAAAAAAAGGAAAACTTGATCATTACAGGGGCCTCTGGGGTGGGCAAAAGCTATATCGCCCAGGCATTGGGGCACCAAGCATGTATGATGGACAAAAGGACGCTATACACAAATACGGCCAGACTGATGAAACGGTTAAAGCTAAGCAAAGTAGACGGCACCTATCTCAAAGAACTTGGAAAACTATTAAAAGTTGACCTGCTTATCCTTGATGATTTTGGATTGCAGAGCTTCGACAATCATGACAGGGAAGCGCTTATGGATATAATAGATGAAAGACATAATAAAAACGCAACTATTATTGCATCTCAGATACCGGTATCTGCCTGGTATGATATTATTGGTGAAAGTACCATCGCCGACGCTATACTAGATCGTATCGTTAACTCATCGCACAGGATAAACCTTACTGGAGAATCCTTGAGAAAAGGAAAATTGAAAGAACAGTATTAA
- a CDS encoding helix-turn-helix domain-containing protein, giving the protein MAEERHDDIIFNKKVADRIKELRIKINPIQAHFARDNYIDRQLLNRWENQNDKRGISIHSIRRFCNMINISLKDFFDDERF; this is encoded by the coding sequence ATGGCTGAAGAACGACATGATGATATAATTTTCAACAAAAAGGTTGCCGACAGAATAAAAGAGTTGAGGATAAAAATCAATCCTATACAGGCTCATTTTGCAAGGGATAACTATATTGATAGACAATTATTGAACAGATGGGAGAATCAAAATGATAAAAGAGGAATTTCGATTCACTCAATACGTCGTTTTTGCAATATGATAAATATATCCTTGAAAGATTTTTTTGATGATGAAAGATTTTGA